The Candidatus Celerinatantimonas neptuna DNA segment AGCCGAACCCTTATTTCAATCGTCGATGGTGGCGATCCTGCCCAAAGAGATGGCTTCTCCTGAAAAGGTTAGCTTGTCATGGCTGTGTGAACATGACCTGGTCATGATGCAACGTGATGATCCATTAGGTCATGTGCTACATCGTGCGATTGATCAGCAGCATCTGAAACCGCGATCCTCTTTGCATGTAAAAACCTATTCGGTGATTGCCGATATGGTGGTCTCTGGTGGTGGTGTTGGCGTGGTGGATGTTTTTACCGCCCGAAATTATGAACACCGGCTTAATATTGTAGCGATTCAAGAGCCTTTGCCCTTTGAGGTGATGTTCTTAAGTCAGCGGGGATTACCTCAGTCCCGGGCGACACTCGCTTTGAAAAAACGCCTGAAAGAGCAATGCTGGAATATTGCTCTTGCACGGGGCTGTTAAATGTTAATGAAATTGCGTGGATGCAAAACTGTCTCTTAGACTGATCGGCTCCAGCCAGCCGGCAATGGATGGATGTGTCGAGCGCCATTTGATATCTTTTAGACGAAAATCGATGTATTTTTAGAATCACAGGGAATTAAGTCGGTCAGAATATTTGATTTTGGTTCTTTAGATGCCATTTTGGGCTGTGTAGCTGCAGGCATGGGATTTGCCTTATTGCCTGAGTCGACTGTCAGATTATATCAGCAGCGTTATCCTATTTATTCCTATCCACTTGCGGGCTCTGTCGGGAGGCTTGATACGTACCTTTTAGCGCCTGAACCTGAAAGTTGGAGTCCGACGCTGTCTTCATTTTTACAGATTGTAACGGATGTGCTTGCTTCTTGTGATTATGAGTCACGACCTGTTGGTCCATATAATGGTTGTTCAGAGTGAATAGACTGCCCCTTCATGAAATATCTTATATGATAAGCGCATTGTGATTTTTATGTTTTTAAGATGAGTGAAGCTGCCATGAATGTTGATTTGAGTCATATGGTGACCGAAAGCCGGAACAGCGCAAGTGCCAATATCGATACCCTATCTACATTAGAGATGCTGAAAGTGATTAACCGTGAAGATCAGAACGTGGCGATTGCCGTGCAGCAAGTTCTTCCTCAGATTGCATTGGCTGTTGATGCGATTAAAACAGCATTTGCATCAGGCGGGCGGTTAATCTATATGGGAGCGGGAACTTCCGGTCGATTAGGGATTTTAGATGCCAGTGAATGTCCGCCGACATTTGGGAGCGATCCGCAGCAGGTGATTGGACTGATTGCCGGAGGGTCGGCTGCAATTTTAAAAGCCGTTGAAAATGCTGAAGATAACCGGCAACTGGGACAATATGACTTAAAACAAATTGAGATCACCGGGAAAGATGTTTTGGTGGGCATTGCTGCAAGTGGCCGCACACCTTATGTTTTAGGGGGAATGAACTATGCCCGCTCCATCGCAGCGACGGTTATCTGCGTAAGCTGCAATCCACAAAGCGACATGGCTAAGCAGGCTGATATTGCTATCACGCCGGTTGTCGGCGCAGAGGTGATTACAGGGTCATCACGCATGAAAGCCGGAACTGCGCAGAAACTCGTGCTAAATATGCTCACCACGGGCGCCATGATCCAAAGTGGTAAGGTTTTTGGAAATTTAATGGTCGACGTTGAGGCAACCAACGCCAAATTACGCCAGCGACAGATCAATATTGTCCTTGAAGCCACCGGTGTGTCATCTGGTGAAGCCGAAAAGGCTTTGATGGCCTGTGACAGACACTGTAAAGCGGCTATTTTTATGCTGTTAAGTGGTCTTGATGCAAAAGCAGCCCAACAACAACTGGCAAAACACAATGGCTATATCCGGGCCGCGCTAGCCGAATCTTCCCTGGGCAAGTGAGTGTAAGCTCACTTTTTTATCCGTTTAAATAACTTTTCTCAGTTTTCATCCACAGTTCGATGGAATCCCGATATTGGGAGATGTAGTTGTAATAGATAAAATCAATGGCCATTAATAACGGCATTTGAGCGGAGATCATGCCGGTCGATTCTTCGCCATTGAGCGAAGCAGTCAGTAAGACATGATCGGCATGGTGGACCAGCCGTGATTTTTTATTTGAAGTAATGCAACCAATCGTGACCCCTTGTTCTTTTAAGGTTGCAAGATATTTAGCCAATCGTTCATTACGGCCATTGAGCGATAGAACAATCAACAGATCATCTGGCTTGAGTAACGGACCATACATATCCAGAGAATCGACATCACGGATGATCTCAACAAATTTACCTAAACGGCGAAACCTTAGTTTAAGATCTTCGGCTGCCAGAGTACTAAAACCGGCCCCATAAACATGAAATCCGGTACGTTGCTTGATCGCGTGACATAAGGCTTGTGTGGTTTCGCTATCAAGCAGTTCATGAATGCGCTGCAATATATCGACATATTCGTAGTGCAACGCATCATGTTGATTTTCGACCGGTATCCGGTTGCTCTCATGGAGCTGTTGCTGGTAGCGATAATAGAACTCTTTAAAGGAAGAGAACCCTAATTTTTTAATAAACCGTGTCAGCGACGATGCGGATACACCGATAAGCTCGGCCAGCCTTTCGATTTTCTCCGGAGCCGGATGGGCTAACAGATAGTCGGCAATCAGATGATCTTTACGGGTGAACTTGACCCTGGCATAGGCAATCATGACTTGTAAATCATTGTTCATTCGCAAGACCTTTTGCTGATAGGTGGCCATCTATGTTAACCCCCCGCGGATGAATCGCAAGATTTGCTCAGAGTGAATTTAAATGTCTTAATCTGCTTCGGTGCAAAATCGCCTAATTTCAATTGATTTCCCTGTTCAGGCATATGCTGAAGTGTTTGTTCGTCCAGTGAGACTTGTGAAACCTGCTTCACCAGTCTGGATATGGCAATCGTTCCTGCATTTTCAACGGGTGCAGATGATGGATTGTACAGTCTGACAATGACGCCATTTTGCGCTTCAGAACATTTGACGGCACTGCAAACCAGCTTGGGTGCTTGAAGATTGAAAAACGAATCAGCCAGAGGCAGAGTATGATCTAGCGGATTGATATTAAAGTACCTCATGCTGTTGGTGAAACGATTAAGCTGCTGGCATTGATAAGTTAGTGGTTTGACTGCAAAACGTTGCCAGCTTTGCATCAACTGAGCCGGGTCAAATGTTGGACTAAGGTCGAGCCCGATTTTGAAACTCAACGGTTGTAACAGCTGGCTGTCGGGGGTTGGAATGTATTTGAATTGTTGTCCTGAAGCGATGCCGGGGCGGCGCTGTAAGTCAGGTTTCCCTAGCCAGCCAACTGAGCGAAACAGCGTCAAAGCAATTGAGCCGCTGTGTGTGTCAGATGGCGGGGATGCTGGCGAAAGAACTTCATACTCTTTGATGCCACAGCTAAAGAGCGTTAGTGTTTTTTGTGATTGACTCAATGACACATGGTGAAGCAGTGGATAAATGCAGGAGGGTTCTTCTTTCCAGCGCAGCTCGCGCCAGTCGTTAATACGCTCATGTTGATGTGGCCTTGAAACCGTGCCAAAAGGGGTATCGGCAATGCTGCAATCGGCCATGATATCACTATCGATCACCAGCTGCATCCTATGGTCACAGGCCTGATTATCGATAGTCAGACGGATATCAAGAGGGGCATTATCGCTTAACGTCAGTTCCAGATGATAGGTTTGTTCGGTGCTGGTTTGTTGATGCTGACGTTCATTCAGATCGGAGGACAGAGACCAAGAACCATCAAGACAGAGCGTCTGGCTGAATGCGCTGGTCCGTATGGTGGCGGTTGCATCACTAAAGTCCAGCCGGCGGATCCAGTCATGTTGTGGTGGTGAATAGTCATAGTTATCCCCGTCATCGCCCATATCCCGGATGGACAGAAAATCTTGCCAGCAGCTTTGTGTCAGGGTGTCGCCAAGGTGCAGCTGACCATCCTGTAAGGTGAGCCGGAAGCGGCGGCTGGCAATACTGGCATGCGATGAAGAGGACGTTGGCAGCGCCTTTTGCGCATTGGCGCATTCTTCAACCTGATAACAACGCCATCCCAGAGCCGGTAGATCGGTTATCAGTTCAATCGTATGGTGAAAGTAATACAGTTCAGGATCATTTTCGCTGTCATCGCGTTTAATTGACCCCCGATAGCGGCGCTCATAATCAATGAGCGAAAATGGGATCATGTGTCCCTGTTCATCGCGGATCACAATCCCCGGTTGCCTGGTGTCGAGTTCAAGGACTGTTCGCTCAGTGCGTGGTTGCGTTAAAGTATTGAACAAAAAGACCGGTGAGGTCTGGCCGGTTTGAGTGGCAGAGCATGCTAATTTCTGTGTTAGAAAATCAACGGCAGCTTCTGACATCTGATCCGCATTTTGCAGCCGGTTTAAGATCTGTCGGTTGGTCCGGTCACTATTACAACCTCCGGCACTATCGTGGGCATGATTGCGTAGTAATTCTTTCCAGATGTGATTGACCATCGTCTGCTTATAAGGGATGCCCCACTGAGCCGCCATGGTCATTAATGGTTCTAAAATCAGCGTCATCCGGGTTTCGATGCGATCATTGAGTTGTTTATGATCATATCGGGTTGAATAGATTGACCGGTGGATCTTAGAGAACTGTGCATCGATCATCTCCCCCTGAATAGTTTCAAGTTCAATGGATTGCTGATCAATGCCCTCAAACAGTGCCTCATAACTACTTTCGATAAAGTGGTGGTGTTGCTCGCTGCGGCGATTGTAATCGGCAATTCGCTCACTCAGTGACGGATCGACTTTGATTTGATCGGCTCCGTAGGGCATTGGAACATGATCACTACGGGTGTGGGTCTGAATCATTTCAACAAGTTGATCCGGTGGCTGATTGCGGATCGGATCTTCTGCCAGATAGTAGCCATTTCGAAGTTGATAGCATTGCACGATCGAACCGTCTTCACTGCCCCAGTTAAATTCCCGCCACGGATATTTGTCGCAGGAAAGCCCTCGCCAGAATACACTGTGTTTGATTCCGAATCCGGCATAAATCTTGGGCATATCAATGCTCTGACCAAATGCATCAGGAACATACCCCATCTTCCAGCTGCCCCCGAATTGCTCAGCGCTTTGAATACCGAGCTGGAGATTTCTGATGATCGATTCACCACTGATAATGAGTTGATCACACTGAGTGTACCAGGGGCCGATTTTTAGCTGACCGGTTTTAACGTAATGCTGGAGCTTCTGGCGATTGTCCGGTGCCAGAGCGATGTAATCTTCAACAATACTGAGTTGACCATCGAGAATGTATTGGTGAATCTGCTTTGATTCAAGCGCACAGAACAGGTCATCCATATGATAAACCAGCTGAACGGATGATTCTGGCTGTGTGAAATACCATTCGAAGTCCCAGTGGGTGTGTGCAATAACGTGAACCGTTTTACTCATAGGTCAACTCCGATGGCCTGTCGGATGGCTTTATCGATGGATTCATGGTGCCCTTCGATGAGTACCTTGCGAAAATCCGGGTCCATATTGGCTTTTGAAATGGCAATCAATGGCAGCATGTCATCGTTGTGGCCTTTATCTGGGATCATTAATGCTACGGCGGTTTTCACGGGCCGGTTGTCCATGGTGTCCCAATCGATCGGATTGTTAAAACGAAACACCCAAATCCCGGCGGTTGCAACCTGTGGGCTTTTTGCATGCGGTGTGGCTATCCCATCTTTAAATCCTGTTGATGACATGGCTTCACGGGCTAATAAATCCTGACAGAACCGCTCATCAGATCGGACATAACCTGCCTGCTTAACCAGCTGGGCAATGTTTTTAAGTGCCTGATCTCGGGTTTGAGATAGACTGTCGTCAACAATATGGCTGATACTGAACAGGGGTAACTGTCCGGCTGAGCGTTTTTTAAATAAATTTTTAAACATGCGCGTCTCCTGTTTCAGTTGTAATCTCTTTGCGCCAGAAACCGATGATCAATGCTGTGACTAGAATTCCGGCTCCGGTGCACAGTAGCCAGGAAACAATTGGCCAGGGTTGTTGGATATAACCGATGATGGTGCCAAGTGGTGAGCCCAGCCCGCCAAAGTTCTTGATGCCCCATAATCCGACTAATCCACCGGCTAATGCCGAGCCGCAGACACTGGCGACAATCACTTGCAAAGGATTGGCTGCGGCAAACGGAATCGCCCCTTCCGATACCCCGACCAGACCCATCGCGCAGGCCGCATTGGCTGCATTTCGCTCGTCGGCAGCAAATTTGCGTTTAAATAATCGTGATGCGACAAACACGCCTAAAGGTGCGATGGAAATCGCGGCCTGTACCGCAGTAAATGGCAACAAGTTCGCACCATGAATGCCATATTGACCCAATGTATCGATATAAACTGCGGTACTGAAAACATACGCGGTTTTGTTAATCGGTCCACCGAAGTCAAACCCAATCATGCCGCCGATGACCGCACCGATAAGGAATGTAGAGCTCTGATGTTGGGTGACTAACACATTCAGCCAGTGATACATCGCATCCATGGATAACGAGATAGGCTTACCGATGCCATATAACACAAAGATGAAGATAAAGAAGGTTGAAATCACCGGAATGATCAAAATGGGGACTGAAGGCTGAATAAATTTGGGCCAGGGGATACGTTTGAGTAACAGAACGAAGTATCCGACGATAAAAGCAATTAAAAGTGCCGCCAGAAAACTGCCGCCGGTTTTGGTCTCAAGAAAGGTTGGGTCGTTGGCAATGTAGGCGCCGATCATCGCCGGGGCAATCGCGGGGCGATCAGCAATGGAATTTGCTACAAACCCTGCAAACAAAGGGATCATTAAGGTAAAACCGACTTTCCCAACCTGAAACAGATGAGACATGAAATAGCCCAGATTCGTGGAATTATCGAACCCCCATTTCACCATATGGCCCTGTGCATCTGTGTGAAAGGCAAAGATATTGGCCAGTGCCAGCAGCAGACCACAGGTCGCCATTGGGATCATATACCCGACACCACTCATCGTATGACGGAAAAAAGCATTGTGTCTGGCTGTGCCTAAAGTGACGCCGCCAACCGATGTGCCTTTGCCATTATTTTCCAAGAGCTGTTCGACACCGCTGAATACGGTAGCTTTATCCTGAGCGGTTTCAATTATCGATAAAGCATTGCCTATCACTTCATTCGTGGAGGTTTGATAGACCCGTTTTTGCTTAAAACGGCTTAAATCAATGGTGACATCACTGGCAATAATCACCAGATCGGCTTCTTGAATTTCGCCTGCTGTTAGAGGGGTTTGAGTTCCGATATTGCCTTGGGTTTCGACACGTATGGTATATCCGGCTTTTTCCCCGGCATCTAACAGGGCTTTTTCAGCCATAAACGTATGCGAAATTCCCGCAGCACAAGAGGTAATAGCGACTATTTTCATCATTGTGTTTCGCTCGATTGGAGGGCGTGGTTAACACGATATGCATTTAATTTTTTTTGGCAAAAAAATTCATTTTGAAGTGATATATTGGTCACAATAAAATCAATTTTGAATTTTATTTTCATAACAAGTGCTGGGGAATGTCGTTTTTTTCAGCTTTTTTGTTTGCATAATGTGTTTGTTAAGACGGCATTTCTTCATGAACCCTTCGGTGAATTCTTATTAAAAATGAGTTGTAATTGTTCGTCTGACTGGCGAATCTATTATCGTTAATGGAATCAAAAAGCGAGGAAGAGCGATATGGCAGCTGTTGGATAACGGTCTGTTAATCAAGCATAGTTGAGCAAAATGTTGCGGCTGTGGATATTTAACTTTCTGATCATGATTTTAAACTGTTTGATCAGCCGGGCTGTCATATCTACGAGCATTAAAATAGCATCATTTTATTTGTAAAGGGGCGCTATCCTCTTTTTTTGGTTTATTTTCTTCAGTTTAAGCGAATGAAACGATTTTACTGAACTATTCAATGTAACGATAAATTTATTAAATAGAAACGTGTCTTTTAGTTTAATTGATTAAATAAATAATTATAAATTATACTTTAATTTTTAATGTCAACAGGTAGCTTTTATCAAATATTTATCTGGATCACAAAATTTAAATCAATAAAAACCCGGGTAGATGTATATTGAAAATAGATATGATATCCATCACGTTATTTTATGTTTATATATAAAATCAAATAGTTAATTACTAATGGAATTGTTATCTACTCTGATTTTTTGTGATTAAACTCACTAAATTTATAGTTTTGTGATTGTTCAATCTAATTTGGTTATTCATTTTTTCTAATTAAATGTGACCGGGTTCTAAAATAAGATATTCCCCAATATTGCATGATGTGTTCAGTCAATTGGGAGATTTAATTATGAGAATTGGCATTGTAATTAGTGGTGGAGATGGAGCTGGAATTAATAACTTTATATTTCAGATAGCCAAGCTTATTCATGCAAAAATAACATTATTTGATGGGGGAATTATTGGCCTGTTGGAACATCGGTTTCGTGATGTTTCATATCGGGATCTCCTCGATTTTTCTGTGTCTCCAATGCCAATACTTTCATCAGGTAGAACATCGAGACTTTTGAATAAAGAAGAATATCAGCAGATATACAATGTTCTTAAGAAGAAAAAAATAGATATTTTGATATTAGCTGGAGGTGATGGTTCATTAAAGTTTTTAAGTGAATTAAGCCGCTTTGATATCAATTGTTTCGGAATTGGAATGACCATTGATAATAATGTTATGGGGAGTGAATACACCATTGGTTTCTCGACTGCCTGTGAGCAGGTCCTTAAAGAAGTAGCAAAAATAAGAAATACAGGAAGAGCTCTGCCTCACCGGGTTTTTATGATTGAAGTTTTGGGGGCAAACTGTGGTGAATTAACCTTGCATTCAGCAATAAAATCGAGTGCCGATTTTGCACTGATTCCAGAATTCCAAATCCCGATAGACGTTTTAGCTAAACGAGTTCGTCAAAAATCGGCGATACAAAATAGTGTTGTTATTTTGTGTTCTGAGGCGTATTCCCAGGAATATACATCGGGTTTTCAGGGTGCGATTCATACTGTTTCAGAACAGTTAGAACCATTAATAAATAACCGGATTAGAAAATCAATTATTGGTTTTAGTCTGAGAAATGGAGAGCCAACAACGGAGGAAATATATCAGGGTACAGTCATGGCTGCAGAGGTTGTTCGCTGCATTAATAGTGGAATGAAAAATAAAATAATAATTATTAATTCGAGTAATAAACCAATCCCGATCGATTTGAATGGAATAATGGAACGGACAGTAGATACTGACGGTCATTATTTTAAGTTGGCAAAACGGTTGGCAATAATCTAATTAGAGGTGAGTCATGTCAATTAAAGTTCTATGCGTTTGTGGTTGTGGTTTAGGTTCAAGTTACGCGATTGAAATGACAGCTAAAGCTGTTTTAAACAAAATGGAGGTTGATGCAGATATTGATCACACGACCGTATCTGAAGCAAATGCATTCAAGTCAGATCTTATTTTAACACAAAAAACATTTGCCGATGTTTTAACAGCCGATGCGTCAGAAGAAGAATCTAAAAAAGTTATTGTACTGAATAAACTGACGGATAAAAACGAAATGGAAGAAAAACTCACAAATTATTTGTCTGAGTGTGGGTTAATGTGAGCAGGTGAATACGATGAACGCAATTATAGAATTTATCGTCAAGGATTTATTAGGTCAGGCTGCCATATTAGTTGGTATTATTGCCATGTTGGGGTTGATCTTACAAAAGAAATCAGTGGGTAAGGTTTTTGAAGGGAGTTTTAAAACGCTTCTGGGTTTTTTAGTGATGATGGCAGGTATTAATATCATTGTCGAAACCCTGACTTATCTTAATGAGATTTTCACCCATGGCTTTGGTATGCAAGGCTATATTACCGATGTTGCGGCGATTGCCGGGTTAGCAAACCGGCAGTTGGGAACGGAAGTTGCGATGACATTGCTGGTCATTTTTGCGACCAATATTATTATTGCCCGATTGTCACCGTTTAAATACATCTTTCTGACCGGGCAGGCATTGCTGTGGATGAGCACGATTGGTGCGGTGATTTGCTATAAAGCCGGGTTATCGGGTGTATCTTTGGTGCTGACTGGCGGTATATTCGGCGGCATTATGGCGGTGGTGATGCCGGCGCTGGCTCAGCCTGTCGTGCGAAAAATCACCGGTAGCGATGATGTGGCTCTGGGGCATTTTTGTACGATTGGATACCTGGTCCAGGCCGCAGTGGCTAAAGTTGTCGGAAAAGGCTCTCGTTCGACAGAAGATATCCATCTCCCTGAATCCTTTAAATTTTTACAGGATACCTACCTTTCAATGGCTGTTGTGATGGTGCCGATGTATCTGATTCCGGCAATTGCCGCAGGGCCTGTTTATATCACCAGGTTTGCCGGTGGCATGAATTATCTGATGTATTCGTTTATGCAATCGATGACCTTCGTGGCCGGTGTCTTTGTGCTCTATTCCGGTGTGCGGTTGTTACTGAATGAACTGGTTCCAGCATTTCGTGGCATTGCCATGCGATTGGTTCCTGATGCTAAACCGGCACTGGATTGTCCTGTGCTATTTCCTTATGCACCCAATGCCGTCATTGTCGGATTTTTAGCAACCACATTAGGGTCTGTGATCGGGATGTTGGTGTTCCCTATGTTTGGAATGGCCATGATTTTACCCGGGCTTTTGACCAACTTTTTTGCTGGCGGAACTGCCGGAATTTTTGGAAATGCGATAGGTGGCCGGCGCGGAGCGCTCATCGGTGGTGTCGTCCATGGACTATTTATCACATTTTTACCGGCTATTCTCATCCCTATGCTGGAGGTCTATGGATTTAAAGGGGTGACCTTTAGTGATTCTGATGTGATATCTACCGGACTGGTTTTAGGTCATGCACTGAACGGTCACTGGTGGTTCGTTTCACTGTTTATCATTTTTGTCGTGGCAATTGCTGTCTTTGTAAATGGTTCTTTAAAAAGGGAAAAAGTAGATGAAACTGCACAACTTCAATGAGTTAAATGCCATAGCGAAACAGCGGGGATTTCATGCGCTGGGTTCATTTAATGTCCATTGTCTTGAAATGCTTCCCGCATATTTTAAGGCTGCCAGAGTGACGAACAGCCCGATTATGTTGCAGATTTCAACCGGAACAGCCCGATATGTCGGTTACGAGCTGTTGGTCGATTCGGTGAAATGTTTATCGGAAACGATGGATATTCCGGCTTGTTTACACCTGGATCATTGCGCTGATATCGATGCGATTCGACAGGCTATCATCAAAGGATTCAGCAGTGTTATGTATGACGGTTCGGATCTGTCTTTAGAAGAGAATATAGCGAATACCAATCAGGTGATTGAATTTGCCCGCTTATTCAACGTATCGGTCGAGGCGGAATTAGGGGCGATTGGTGGCTCTGAAGATGGCAAAGCGATCGCCGACGAAGACATTGCGTTTACCCGGGTAGAGGATGCCAAATATTTTATCGAAAGGGCCCCTGTTGACATGTTAGCGGTCAGTATTGGAACGGTACATGGCTCTTATACGGCTAAAGTGAATATTCAGCATCAGCGTCTATCTGCCATTCGTGAGGTGACCCATATTCCACTGGTATTGCATGGTGGTACTGGGGTGAGTGATGCGGATATTCGAAAGGTTATTACCAACGGGATTGACAAAGTGAATGTCGGAACGCAGATGAATGTACAGTTTGTCGACCAGTGTAAAACCACCTTCAGTCAGGGGAAGGTCAATGATTCCGTTCGCAAGTTCTTTATTCCGGCCAATGATGCTGTTGAACAAGTGATCGTTGAAAAAATTAATCTGTTTAGATAAGTGCTATGCGGGGTTTTATGTGACCCCGCGATGAGCCGAAGCCCTGGTTTTGCCGGGGCGAGGAGGAGATATGGGATTTTTATCGCAGTTTCGGGCCCGGAAAAGCACCACCCCCGTTGATGATAATCTGGCCGCAGAACTCAGCGATCAGATTATCGCTCTGGAAAAGAACCTGAGCGATCACCCCAACGATTCAGATGTTCATAAAACATTGATGATTAAATATAACCAGGCACTGAAACAGTTTGCAAAGCAGCCCTCTTACCGTGGACAAATCGATGAATTATTTCTCAAAATCGATGCATTGCGAAATCAGATGCGCCGGAACATTAAATAACAGCCTCTAAGATAAGGATTGATCAGGTAGGAGCATATGAACATCAAAGATATTTTGATTCAGGCTGATGCCATTCAGGTTGGTGTTGCGGTTGAACGCTGGCAGGATGCCATTCAACTGGCTGCGGAACCTCTGATTCGCGGCGGCTACATCGAACCCCGTTATCGGGATGCCATTATTACGAGTACGCAGAAAAACGGAGCCTATTACGTGTTTGAAGATGAACATCTGGCGATTCCTCATGCCCGTCCTGAGTGTGGTGTGCTTGAGAATGGTTTCAGCCTGGTGACGTTACAAACGCCTGTTTCAATTGCCGGAAGTAGCGCCGTCGATATTCTGATTTTATTTGGAGCAACTGATAGTAACACGCATATTCAGGAAGGATTAACGGTCATTTTCCGGATGCTTGATGATGAAAACAGGCTGCAGGCATTGCGTTGTGCCAGCTCAAAACAAGAGGTTATAGCTATATTATGAAACCCCCGTTGACACAGAAAACCGTGATTCTGGTAAATGGTATTCCAGCCTCTGGGAAAAGTAGTCTGGCCAGGCTGATATCTGAGCATTTTTCATTGCCTTATTTGATTCTTGACCAATTTAAAGAACCCTTTATGGCTATTTATGCTCGCTTGAGCCGGGAGCAGAATCGTAAGCTTGGCTGGGCAGCGTATGAAGCACTCTGGCAAACGGTTCGGCTTGCCCCTGCCGAATGTACGTATGTGATTGATGCCTGGTTTGGCTTTCAGTCAAAAGAAACACTGGTTGGATATCTGCAACAAGCGGGGGTTACACAGGTATTGGAGGTGTGGAATCAGATTAGTGGCCCACTGGCATGTCAGCGCTATCAGAAAAGGATTAGTCAGCGCCCGAAAGGCCATCCGGGTGAGGAATATCTGCCAGAGCTTAATACACTGGCTCAAACCGCCCGACCCATGGCTATCGGACCTGTATTTTCCTTTAAACAGGGAAGTCACTGTGGTTATGGGCCGTTATTCTTGTGGTTACAACAACAGTTATATCCGGCTGTCGAGCCTGCTTCGCCGGTTTAGATGAATAACTGTTAAGTGGATCGTCTTCATTCAATTGTTTCAGATACTTTTTGTTCCATATCCGCCAGAATGTTCCACAATTAAGAGAGTGCACAGCAACGATGTCCTTAGAAAAATCGCTGAAGGGTTACTGTCAGGAATTTAACATTCACGACATCAGGGATAAGGAAGCGACCTATGAAACTGAAAGGACTCATCCCGATTCTGTGTGGTGGTGGATTATTAATTGGTGTTCTCTTTGTTATTGTCAATTTGCACCCCGATCAGAAAAAGCAGATTGATGAGCGAATCATTGCTCAGCCGGTAACGGTTGCCCGGGTAACACCACAATCTTACCGGCCGGTAATCTCGCTGATAGGAACAACGCAGGTGCGTTGGCCTGTGAGTGTGAAAGCACAAACCAGTGCCAAAGTCACCTGGCTTGATCTGAAGCTTGAACCCGGTACCTTGGTTCACAAAGGTCAGAAACTTGCGCAGCTGGAAACGGCTCACCTTAAAGCGCAGTTGGCTCAGGCCAGCAGCGAAGTGAGTCAGGCGTATCTGGATCTGCAAAGCGAAATCAATCAGCAGGTTGTGGCTTTGAAAATGTTGCCTGCCGATAACACCTCAGCCTATGCCCGGCACAAACCTCAGGTCGCTGCAGCCAAAGCGGCACTGGAAAAAGCCCGGGCAGAATATGCCAGT contains these protein-coding regions:
- the pfp gene encoding Pyrophosphate--fructose 6-phosphate 1-phosphotransferase, giving the protein MRIGIVISGGDGAGINNFIFQIAKLIHAKITLFDGGIIGLLEHRFRDVSYRDLLDFSVSPMPILSSGRTSRLLNKEEYQQIYNVLKKKKIDILILAGGDGSLKFLSELSRFDINCFGIGMTIDNNVMGSEYTIGFSTACEQVLKEVAKIRNTGRALPHRVFMIEVLGANCGELTLHSAIKSSADFALIPEFQIPIDVLAKRVRQKSAIQNSVVILCSEAYSQEYTSGFQGAIHTVSEQLEPLINNRIRKSIIGFSLRNGEPTTEEIYQGTVMAAEVVRCINSGMKNKIIIINSSNKPIPIDLNGIMERTVDTDGHYFKLAKRLAII
- the ulaA_2 gene encoding Ascorbate-specific PTS system EIIC component translates to MNAIIEFIVKDLLGQAAILVGIIAMLGLILQKKSVGKVFEGSFKTLLGFLVMMAGINIIVETLTYLNEIFTHGFGMQGYITDVAAIAGLANRQLGTEVAMTLLVIFATNIIIARLSPFKYIFLTGQALLWMSTIGAVICYKAGLSGVSLVLTGGIFGGIMAVVMPALAQPVVRKITGSDDVALGHFCTIGYLVQAAVAKVVGKGSRSTEDIHLPESFKFLQDTYLSMAVVMVPMYLIPAIAAGPVYITRFAGGMNYLMYSFMQSMTFVAGVFVLYSGVRLLLNELVPAFRGIAMRLVPDAKPALDCPVLFPYAPNAVIVGFLATTLGSVIGMLVFPMFGMAMILPGLLTNFFAGGTAGIFGNAIGGRRGALIGGVVHGLFITFLPAILIPMLEVYGFKGVTFSDSDVISTGLVLGHALNGHWWFVSLFIIFVVAIAVFVNGSLKREKVDETAQLQ
- the fbaA_1 gene encoding putative fructose-bisphosphate aldolase: MKLHNFNELNAIAKQRGFHALGSFNVHCLEMLPAYFKAARVTNSPIMLQISTGTARYVGYELLVDSVKCLSETMDIPACLHLDHCADIDAIRQAIIKGFSSVMYDGSDLSLEENIANTNQVIEFARLFNVSVEAELGAIGGSEDGKAIADEDIAFTRVEDAKYFIERAPVDMLAVSIGTVHGSYTAKVNIQHQRLSAIREVTHIPLVLHGGTGVSDADIRKVITNGIDKVNVGTQMNVQFVDQCKTTFSQGKVNDSVRKFFIPANDAVEQVIVEKINLFR
- the ulaC_2 gene encoding Ascorbate-specific PTS system EIIA component; amino-acid sequence: MNIKDILIQADAIQVGVAVERWQDAIQLAAEPLIRGGYIEPRYRDAIITSTQKNGAYYVFEDEHLAIPHARPECGVLENGFSLVTLQTPVSIAGSSAVDILILFGATDSNTHIQEGLTVIFRMLDDENRLQALRCASSKQEVIAIL